The proteins below are encoded in one region of Callospermophilus lateralis isolate mCalLat2 chromosome 9, mCalLat2.hap1, whole genome shotgun sequence:
- the Erfe gene encoding erythroferrone codes for MAPSGRPAGARLLLVCAGLLTTAAGLGNPEPGAPAGSPACPRPGTEPPQAPGEGDQPARLAVFQEPTTEPAHSVDPRDAWMLFVRQSDKGINGKRRSKGKARRPKLGLPGPPGPPGPQGPPGPLILPETLLKEFQLLLKGAVQQRERTKPEPCIRCSAETTGSSPAPGSIEDEAAAGGMLALLAAPLAPGPLARRVEAAFLCRLRRDAPVERRALHELGIYYVPDSEGAFRRGLGLNLTSGQYTAPVAGFYLLAATLHVALAEQPRQGPLRPRDRLRLLICIQSRCQHNVSLEAVVGLESSRELLTISVNGVLYLQTGQYASVFLDNASGSSLTVRGGSHFSAVLLGV; via the exons ATGGCCCCGTCCGGCCGCCCCGCCGGAGCGCGCCTGCTGCTCGTGTGCGCTGGCCTGCTGACCACCGCCGCCGGCCTCGGCAACCCGGAGCCCGGCGCGCCCGCAGGGAGCCCCGCGTGCCCGCGGCCCGGGACGGAGCCTCCC CAGGCACCAGGTGAGGGGGACCAACCTGCCCGGTTGGCTGTGTTCCAGGAGCCCACCACGGAGCCAGCGCACAGTGTCGACCCCAGGGATGCCTGGATGCTCTTTGTCAGGCAGAGTGACAAGGGTATCAATGGTAAGAGGAGGAGCAAGGGCAAGGCCAGGAGGCCAAAG CTTGGCCTGCCAGGGCCCCCGGGGCCACCTGGCCCCCAGGGCCCCCCAGGGCCCCTCATCCTACCCGAGACACTGCTGAAGGAGTTCCAGCTGCTGCTGAAAG GCGCAGTACAGCAGCGTGAGCGAACGAAGCCTGAGCCCTGCATTCGGTGTTCGGCTGAAACCACAGGCTCAAGCCCCGCCCCGGGCTCCATCGAGGATGAGGCGGCGGCCGGGGGCATGCTGGCGCTGCTGGCTGCACCCCTGGCTCCAGGCCCACTGGCTAGGCGTGTGGAGGCGGCCTTCCTCTGTCGCCTGCGCAGGGACGCACCTGTAGAGCGCCGTGCACTGCACGAGCTCGGCATCTACTACGTG cCTGACTCCGAGGGTGCCTTCCGCCGCGGCCTGGGCCTGAACCTGACCAGTGGTCAATACACGGCGCCCGTGGCTGGCTTCTACCTTCTGGCTGCCACACTGCACGTGG CACTTGCTGAGCAGCCAAGGCAGGGGCCTCTGCGCCCCAGGGACCGCTTGCGCCTGCTCATCTGCATCCAGTCTCGCTGCCAGCACAACGT CTCCCTGGAGGCTGTCGTGGGCCTGGAGAGCAGCCGTGAGCTTCTCACCATCTCGGTGAACGGGGTCCTGTATCTGCAG ACGGGGCAGTATGCTTCTGTCTTCCTGGACAACGCCAGCGGCTCCTCCCTCACGGTGCGGGGTGGCTCCCACTTCAGTGCTGTCCTCCTGGGTGTGTGA